A window from Schistosoma haematobium chromosome 1, whole genome shotgun sequence encodes these proteins:
- a CDS encoding hypothetical protein (EggNog:ENOG41KOG4660~COG:S) produces MYYVIIIIQLLNVINYHSILSYETNVLIRNTMPLNRLKRIIDYSNSNLDHSILSNIINIFYRIRADRKGLMTCEVNIKEIDFSHSNKNIHNQTQFINESMIEMKPTSTVYLICPQLSTSICYMDCSPNCLLNENGCTIPRSIAQVIEGCQFKRINASTFQYQYIINMEQLDHTGLWNCEYRGQRAVRSLELQAAETFPTNISDASNNPDKNITSSNNDIQIKNGLLKQNRTDIINQSHRNIKSQSKFNKINSITTKSEMTENRKNPNNFDEATVETMHQNNLMNSTDELKNDTMDKKYIRLAQKQESQRLLDFKLTRPELVLSLIGILAISLIVNIILIIRCLLLKSYLDDAQHGKVNSYLKCVLCIQTKSNLNMSTSMNKSLNVSNHQPLLMTSCHVGQIIEPNTTFMNYSTQIDDSLTESVLLYHNKSGHYTQNENNHLLPPMNSNMMLPNLFQPTTSILPLSTTHNTNVSYKSTTPTFHHLISNSSTMNPDDLFKYHKQNGQSSSGVSLESDPTSIKRTNLFHSQSVNYSKQSNYHHHHNHPLLSECCFQNGSITITGQNGSLNGSLLYSNDSTSLTDTTNGNGVIIPNHIIVSPNPYSTYRMQYLCTGEQSDKLTRKVDLQQQSKQYHPFTQSNSNTNSIYQHSSSQSTQQKDRQSCTTIELSHSNDIENNETCHLITEKRTNQDLTNYTFRNSSTIDSLSQDTTNQSINQLSSCLTPLIVRFPSGESGFLFCPTHTTINEHYQTDSLSSHQSNRLSMISNPIHKSINIDLKENDTLLNSNIKINTNCIQGNLEGNLKLENSIESNQLFKTNQHLVSLEIDNNNNNHEKLNTSKNSNNSLINSETSLIKSNEKLEIINIQTSLHNNNNDNNNIHRNCEFHQFNDSSNDRLHNQNDIQELNINPTIYPVH; encoded by the exons TAATcatcattattcaattattaaatgttataaattatcattcaATATTATCATATGAAACCAATGTGTTGATTAGAAACACTATGCCTTTAAATCGATTAAAACGTATAATAGATTATAGTAATTCTAATTTAGATCATTCTATTCTAtctaatattataaatatattctaTCGAATTCGTGCTGATAGAAAAGGTTTAATGACATGTGAAGTAAACATAAAAGAAATTGATTTTTCCCATAGTAacaaaaatatacataatcaaACACAATTCATCAATGAATCAATGATTGAAATGAAACCAACAAGTACGGTATATTTAATTTGTCCACAG CTTTCAACTTCCATATGTTATATGGACTGTAGTCCAAACtgtttattaaatgaaaatggTTGTACAATACCACGTAGTATAGCACAAGTTATTGAAGGATGTCAATTTAAAAGGATCAATGCAAGCACATTCCAATATCAATATATTATTAATATGGAACAACTTGATCATACTGGCCTATGGAATTGTGAATATCGTGGACAACGGGCAGTTAGATCGCTAGAATTACAGGCTGCAGAAACTTTTCCAACAAATATCAGTGATGCTAGTAATAATCCTGATAAAAATATTAccagcagtaataatgatattcAGATTAAGAATGGCTTATTGAAACAAAATAGAACCGATATTATAAATCAGTCTCACAGAAACATCAAAAGTCAATctaaattcaataaaatcaattcaattacaACGAAGAGTGAAATGACTGAAAACAGGAAAAATCCGAATAATTTCGATGAAGCTACCGTGGAGACAATGCatcaaa ataATTTGATGAATTCAACTGATGAATTGAAAAATGACACTATGGATAAAAAGTATATTCGTTTGGCACAGAAacaagaaagtcaacgtctactTGATTTTAAAT TGACCCGACCTGAATTGGTACTCAGTTTGATTGGAATATTGGCTATTTCTCTGATcgtcaatattattttaataattcgaTGTTTATTATTGAAGAGTTATTTAG ATGATGCCCAACATGGAAAAGTAAACTCCTACTTAAAATGTGTATTATGTATACAAACCAAATCTAATTTAAACATGTCAACATCtatgaataaatcattgaatGTATCGAATCATCAACCATTATTAATGACATCATGTCATGTTGGACAAATCATTGAACCTAATACAACATTCATGAATTATTCTACACAAATTGATGATAGTTTAACAGAATCTGTCTTATTATATCATAATAAATCTGGACATTATACAcagaatgaaaataatcatttattaccACCTATGAATAGTAATATGATGTTACCAAATCTATTTCAACCAACTACATCCATTCTACCATTATCAACAACACATAATACAAATGTTTCATATAAATCAACAACTCCAACATTTCATCATTTAATTAGTAATTCATCAACAATGAATCCAGatgatttattcaaatatcATAAACAGAATGGTCAAAGTAGTTCTGGTGTTTCATTAGAATCAGATCCAACTTCAATAAAACgaacaaatttatttcattcacaaTCGGTTAATTATTCTAAACAATccaattatcatcatcatcataatcatcctCTATTATCTGAATGTTGTTTTCAAAATGGTAGTATTACTATTACTGGTCAAAATGGTAGTTTAAATGGatcattattatattcaaaTGATTCAACAAGTTTAACTGATACAACAAATGGAAATGGTGTAATTATACCAAATCATATCATTGTATCACCAAATCCTTATTCAACTTATCGTATGCAATATTTATGTACAGGTGAACAATCTGATAAATTAACAAGAAAAGTTGATCTTCAACAACAATCGAAACAATATCATCCATTtacacaatcaaatagtaatacCAATAGTATATATCAACATAGTTCTTCACAATCTACTCAACAAAAAGACCGTCAATCATGTACAACTATTGAATTATCTCATTCAAatgatattgaaaataatgaaacatGTCATTTAATAACAGAAAAACGGACTAATCAAGATTTAACGAATTATACATTTAGAAATAGTTCTACAATTGATTCTTTATCACAGGATACtactaatcaatcaatcaatcaattatcaTCATGTCTTACACCATTAATAGTTAGATTTCCATCTGGTGAATCTGGATTTTTATTTTGTCCAACTCATACAACAATAAATGAACATTATCAAACGGATAGTTTATCATCACATCAATCAAATCGTTTATCAATGATCTCTAATCCTattcataaatcaataaatattgatttaaaagaaaatgatacattattaaattcaaatataaaaatcaatacAAATTGTATCCAAGGTAATTTAGAGGGTAATTTAAAATTAGAAAATTCTATTGAATCCAATCAATTATTTAAAACTAATCAACATTTGGTTTCATTGGaaatcgataataataataataatcatgaaaaattaaatacatcgaaaaattcaaataattcattgattaaTTCTGAAACATCATTGATTAAATCGAATGAGAAATtagaaataatcaatattcaaacctcattacataataataataatgataataataatatacatcgAAATTGTGAATTTCATCAATTTAATGATAGTTCTAATGATCGATTACATAATCAAAATGATATTCAGGAATTAAATATTAATCCTACTATATATCCGGTGCATTAA